In Papio anubis isolate 15944 chromosome 20, Panubis1.0, whole genome shotgun sequence, a single window of DNA contains:
- the TMEM205 gene encoding transmembrane protein 205 produces MEEGGNLGGLIKMVHLLVLSGAWGMQMWVTFVSGFLLFRGLPRHTFGLAQSKLFPFYFHISMGCAFINLCILASQHAWAQLTFWEASQLYLLFLSLTLATVNARWLEPRTTAAMWALQTVEKERGLGGEVPGSHQGPDPYRQLREKDPKYSALRQNFFRYHGLSSLCNLGCVLSNGLCLAGLALEIRSL; encoded by the exons ATGGAGGAAGGCGGGAACCTAGGAGGCCTGATTAAGATGGTCCATCTACTGGTCTTGTCAGGTGCCTGGGGCATGCAAATGTGGGTGACCTTCGTCTCAG GCTTCCTGCTTTTCCGAGGCCTTCCCCGACATACCTTCGGACTAGCGCAGAGCAAACTCTTCCCCTTCTACTTCCACATCTCCATGGGCTGTGCCTTCATCAACCTCTGCATCTTGGCTTCACAGCATGCCTGGGCTCAGCTCACATTCTGGGAGGCCAGCCAG CTTTACCTGCTGTTCCTGAGCCTCACGCTGGCCACTGTCAACGCCCGCTGGCTGGAGCCCCGCACCACAGCTGCCATGTGGGCCCTGCAAACCGTGGAGAAGGAGCGAGGCCTGGGTGGGGAGGTACCAGGCAGCCACCAGGGTCCCGATCCCTACCGCCAGCTGCGAGAGAAGGACCCCAAATACAGTGCTCTCCGCCAGAATTTCTTCCGCTACCATGGGCTGTCCTCTCTTTGCAATCTGGGCTGCGTCCTGAGCAATGGGCTCTGTCTCGCCGGCCTTGCCCTGGAAATAAGGAGCCTCTAG
- the RAB3D gene encoding ras-related protein Rab-3D, giving the protein MASAGDPPAGPRDAADQNFDYMFKLLLIGNSSVGKTSFLFRYADDSFTPAFVSTVGIDFKVKTVYRHDKRIKLQIWDTAGQERYRTITTAYYRGAMGFLLMYDVANQESFAAVQDWATQIKTYSWDNAQVILVGNKCDLEDERVVPAEDGRRLADDLGFEFFEASAKENINVKQVFERLVDVICEKMNESLEPSSSSGSNGKGPAVGDAPAPQPSSCSC; this is encoded by the exons ATGGCATCAGCTGGAGACCCCCCCGCAGGCCCACGGGATGCAGCAGATCAGAACTTCGACTATATGTTCAAACTGCTACTGATAGGCAACAGCAGCGTGGGCAAGACTTCCTTCCTGTTCCGATATGCGGACGACTCCTTCACGCCCGCCTTCGTCAGCACCGTGGGCATTGACTTCAAGGTCAAGACCGTCTACCGCCATGACAAGAGGATCAAGCTGCAGATCTGg GACACGGCGGGCCAGGAGCGCTACCGCACCATCACCACAGCCTACTACCGGGGAGCCATGGGTTTCCTGCTCATGTATGACGTCGCCAATCAGGAATCCTTTGCCGCCGTGCAGGACTG GGCCACGCAAATCAAGACCTACTCCTGGGACAACGCCCAGGTCATCCTGGTGGGGAACAAGTGTGACCTGGAGGACGAACGTGTTGTGCCTGCCGAGGATGGCCGGAGGCTCGCCGATGACCTTG GTTTCGAGTTCTTTGAAGCCAGCGCCAAGGAGAACATCAATGTGAAGCAGGTCTTCGAGCGCCTGGTGGATGTCATCTGCGAGAAGATGAACGAGTCCCTGGAACCCAGCTCCAGCTCAGGCAGCAACGGGAAAGGCCCGGCCGTGGGGGATGCTCCAGCCCCCCAGcccagcagctgcagctgctAG